The DNA sequence CTCTGATCTGGGCTTCAGAGAGCAGGATCTCAGCTCTGAAATGGgagtggcctggcctggccagaTCAGGCCCTGGAGGTCAGTCTTGGGGAGTCAGTATATCAAGAAGCCAGTTTGGGTCCCTGGcctgtgctgtgtgacctcgggcacaTCGCTTCACATCTCTGAGCTTGCTGGTGTCCTCACCTGGGAGTTAGGACTCAGAAGCCCTGCTGCCTCGGACTGTTGGAGGGCCGGATGAGGCAGCCTTGCCCACTGGGAAGCCCAGGTCACAAGTTACTCAAGGCCAGGCCGCCCTCACTGGAGGTGACGGCCATGTGCTCTGGCAGCGGTGCCCAGGCAGTGCCCCCAAAGCGGCATGGAAATCGCCCAGCGCAAGCCTGGTCCCCCATGTCAGGCTGGAGGGAGTGGGCACTGCCCTTACCTCTGCTTTGAACCTTCAGTGCTGCTCTGGGGCCAGGCCTCAGGCCCCCATTCCCTTGGAGGGGTGAGACCTGTGGGGGGCTCCTTGGAACCCCTCCCGTAGCTTGTCCCACCTCTTACCTTCCCCAGTCACCTCCCGCCTGTCTTTCCCAGGACCTCGCATCGGGTAGAAGAGCCCCAAGTTCCACTCACGCCCACCTGACAGAGCCCTCTGCACTCTGTTTCTGTAACTGTCTCTCGGGGCTGCTGTGAAAATCAGCCAGATACGGAGGGGCACCACATGGGGGGGTCCAGGGAGAGGCCGCCCTGGGAGActgcctccccctgctgtgctctggcCTGACCCAGGTGGCTCAGCAACTGCACAGCCTGTCCAGTGGGCGTGTCGCCCTCGAGCAGCGGGTACAGGCCCTGGACTACAGCCGAGGGTGGGCAGCCAGAGCCAGCCCGAGCCTCTGCCTCCCCAGAGTGCCCATCACATTCCAGCCAGCACCCGAGGAAGCAGATTCTGGAAGGGGTGGAgatgcaggtgcccctcccctaGAAGTGAGAATCTTCAGTTGGTGGTAACTTTGGAGGCCACCTTGCCCAGGCCCTGCCTACGGCAGAGACCACCTCTGCCTCCTCGTTGGCCAGTTCTGCCCACACATCCCCCCGTGATGGGAAGTCACGCTCCAAGGGCTGTGGCTCCGTGTGACCCGACACCCTTGCTTTCAGGGTACCTGCTCTTCCGAGACTTCTGCCTGAAACACCTAGAGGAGGCCAAGCCCTTGGTGGAGTTCTATGAGGAGGTGAGGCCCCTGCTGcctggagagaggggagggggttgggttGACTCTGCAAGCGCCTCCATGTCACCTGTGGGCATCTTGTCCCCTAGATCAAGAAGTACGAGAAGctggagacagaggaggagcGCTTGGCTCGCAGCCGGGAGGTCTTCGACACCTACATCATGAAGGAGCTGCTGGCCTGCTCCCATGTGAGTGCCCCAGCCAGCTTGTCCTCGGGCCCAGACCCAGCTGCCGGCCCATAGCGGCCTGGGCATTGGGATGGGATGCAAGGACCCTGCGGAGAGTTCACAGCCACCTCTGTCTTCCCCAGCCCTTCTCGAAGAGTGCCACTGAGCATGTCCAGGGCCACCTGGTGAAGAGACACGTGCCTCCGGATCTCTTCCAGGTGTGTACTGGGCCTAGTCCCTGCTGCCTCCCGACCCAGCCAGGGTCACCCTTGGGCGGCTGAGGTCACGGAGCCTTGTCAGCTCCTAGTCTGGCTCAGTCACCAACCTCCAGCTTCCTCCCTTAGCCATACATTGAAGAGATTTGTCAGAACCTCCGAGGGGACGTGTTCCAGAAATTTATCGAGAGGTGAGAGCAGACACatgtgggaggggaagaggaggaagagctgcTCTGAGAGGGTGTGGACGGTGTGCAGGAGAAAAGCCAGCCCGCTTCGGGCCCGGGGCACGCGGGTCCTGGGCCCCACTAACGGCCCTGGCAGACACCCCTCAGAGGTCGGACAGGCTCCCGGCTGTCACTTCCTACACGCTCCCGTCCTGCCCTTCTTAGCACCGGGCATCACCGAGTCTGTCCCAGGCGATTCTCCAGGGAGTGAGGGACCACCTAAGTGTGTTTCCTTCTTGTGGCCTGTTTAGCACCTTGCCAGGCCCGTCTAGGCTGAGAAGCATCAGGGTGACGGTAGGGGTGGGCACAAAAGGACACAGTGTCCTCTGTGGCCAGAGCTGGCTTGGTGGGAGGGAGCTGTAGGCCGACTTCAGCTTGATGTAAAGAACAGCTTTCTGAGGGTCCCAGCTGCGCAGCCGTGGAGTGGGAGCCTCGGGGAATGAGTGCTGTGTCGCCGGGGGCGTGCAAGCAGGGATGAGATGAGCACTGTCAGAGCTGTGGTAGCAGGAGGTCAGGATCAGACCGGAGGGCCTCTTCTCCGGGCTTATCTTCTCCAAGCTTATCCACCACCTGACGGCAGGAGGCCAGGCTCCACCTGGGCCAGTGCAATGCTTAGGCAGTCCAagaggggacactgaggctcggGACCCCAGGCAGTGGCCATGATATGGGGTAGGCTTGCACCCGGCATCATTTTGCCCGCTTTCGAAGCTCTTTGGACCCCTGGGTTCTTCTCTTACAGCGATAAATTCACACGGTTTTGCCAGTGGAAGAATGTGGAGCTCAACATCCACGTGAGTGGGCTGGTGGCTGTGGAGGactgtgctccctccctccctgctgccctccccagggAGCTGGGCACCAAGGCTTGGTCAGGGCTGGAGAGGGCAGGGCATTCTGCCCTTCGGCCCCCAGGCggtgttggggggggtgggggtgggaggtccATGCCGGGATCCCAGTGGGGGTGGCTCGGGGCAGGTAAGTGCATATGCACCCCCCTATGGGACTGGCCCCCTGCTGCCTGGGTGTCTTTGCCCCGAGGCAGGGCCCAGGCAGCCCACAGTGACCCCTGCTGTTGCCACACCCACAGCTGACCATGAACGACTTCAGCGTGCACCGCATCATCGGGCGAGGGGGCTTCGGCGAGGTCTACGGGTGCCGGAAGGCCGACACGGGCAAGATGTGAGCGCCGGCTCGGAGCCAGTGTCGAGCGGGaggcctggaggaagggagggctccCAGGGATGTCCGTGGGGATCGGGGCCCCCAGGTACCAAGGGGGCAAATCTCTGCGGAGGGCTCCTGGTTCCATCCGTCCCGTGGGTGTGCGCCTCGCCCCACAGGCCCCAGAGCCCCTGACTCAGCAGCACCTGCCCCTGCTGCCTCTCCGTCTGGACGCTGATGCATCTTAGGCTTGTCGCCGTGTCCGGTCTTCACTGCAGGAGCCCCGAGGacagccccccgcccctgctgccCCCCAGATGCAGCCCCGGGCTCTGCATTGAAGGTGCGTGTGCACTGACTGACCgaccgcccctcccctcccccaccaggtaTGCCATGAAGTGTCTGGATAAGAAGCGCATCAAGATGAAGCAGGGGGAGACCCTGGCCCTGAACGAGCGCATCATGCTGTCCCTCGTCAGCACTGGGGTGAGCCGGGAGGGCCCGGGCTGGTCACTGCCGCAGCCTTTGGTTGCAGAGCCGGGCGCGGCCCGCTGACCGCCCCTCCCGCGCCCTCCTAGGACTGCCCGTTCATCGTCTGCATGTCGTACGCGTTCCACACGCCAGACAAGCTCAGCTTCATCCTCGACCTCATGAACGGTGAGTGCGTGGCCTGGCCCCAGTGGaccctggggcggggggccggcCAGGGAGCTGAGCTGCCTCTGCGGGGCTGCCTCCCTCAGGCGGGGACCTGCACTACCACCTGTCCCAGCACGGGGTGTTCTCCGAGGCCGACATGCGCTTCTACGCAGCCGAGATCATCCTGGGCCTGGAGCACATGCACAACCGATTCGTGGTCTACCGGGACCTGAAGGTGAGGCCCCGGCCCCTCCCTGCCCGCAGCGCGACTGGCACAGGGCCTTCCGGGACAGGCCGGCCGGctgctccctccctcaccctccccaccACCGAGCCATTTTCCGAACTCGGGTTTTGTCACTGGGGGATGGAGGAGAAGACCCTGCCTGGGGCCTCGTCCCCAGACACCCTAACCCTCTAGGGTGACCTGACCCTAGCTGGCATCTTGCCTGGCCAGACCCTGTCCTGAGCCGCCCTGGGGGCAGCTCACTAGGCTTCCTCCACAGCCAGCCAACATCCTTCTGGACGAGCACGGCCACGTGCGCATCTCAGACCTGGGCCTGGCCTGCGACTTCTCCAAGAAGAAGCCCCACGCCAGCGTGTGAGTGCCCGGccccccactctcccttcctGCACCCTCTGCCCGGCCCACTCATGGCCTCCTTGCTTCCACAGGGGCACCCACGGGTACATGGCCCCCGAGGTCCTGCAGAAGGGCGTGGCCTACGATAGCAGTGCTGACTGGTTCTCCCTGGGCTGCATGCTTTTCAAGTTGCTGCGGGGGTAAGTGGGCTGTCCCAGGTGGGcggtgggagggaagagagaggaccTCTTCTCCAGTCCAGGTAGCAGCCTAGGGGAGGGGAGCCTACAGCTGCCTGGGTGTTAGGGCAGCACCGTCCCTGGCTTTAGATGAGGATCATTGCTgctgcctgcctcagtttccccattcctGTCCTCTGACCTTGTGCCTCTTGTCTAGGCACAGCCCCTTCCGGCAGCACAAGACCAAAGATAAGCATGAGATTGACCGCATGACATTGACAATGGTGAGTGTAGGGAGGCTGGGTGGAGTCCACGGGGGGCACGGTGGGGCTGGGGTCTCCTGTGTGTGTCAGGGTCCTGGACTCTTGGTTCTCACCAACTAACAACAAACTCTGGCCACTCATCCTTACTCTGGCCTCCTGCCCCAGAACCTCCCCATCCCTGTGTTGTCAGAACAAACATGCCTGCTGGGGTGAGTGAGGAAGCTGggcgctgtctctctctctgctggggGCCAGGACTCTTCTTCGGCCCCTGCCAGTGTCCACTCCTCCCTGCAGGCTGTGGAGCTGCCCGACTCCTTCTCCCCTGAGCTCCGTTCCCTGCTGGAGGGGCTGTTACAGAGGGACGTCAACCGGAGACTGGGCTGCCTGGGCCGAGGGTGAGTGCGGGCGCACTGTCCTGGGCCACTGTCCCAGGCCGCCCTCCCTCCATGCCACTAGGCCGGCCAGAGGATGAGGCCTGTGTCCCATCACCCGAGCCCCCTCCTGGTGCCAGCCTCCTTTGAGGAGCTCACGGGCTGGGGCATGACCAGCCCCATCCAGTGTTCTCAGGGGGCAGGGCTGCCTGGGGTCACAGCTGCTGGAGCTGGCTGGGGCCGGCTTCCAGAAGGGACCCCTGTAACAAAGaaggtgatgataatgatgatgacaagagtttttggtatttattaaacatttactaagTGCCGGGCATGATGTTGCAAGATTTACAAATGTGAAAACTCACAGCAGCCCTGTGGTGTGGGAACTGTCGCTCTCCccgttttagagatgaggaaacaggctcaagtttaaggaacttgcccaaggtgacgGAGCCAAAGCATGGCTGCCCTGGGAGTCAGCCTGGGCCACCAGCTTCAGCGCCCAGATGTGGCCCCGGGCCTGATGCCCCGCATctccccacagggcccaggaGGTGAAGGAGAGCCCCTTCTTCCGCTCCCTGGACTGGCAGATGGTCTTCTTGCAGAAGGTACCAGCCCGGGTTGGGGCGAGGCGGGCGCCCCGGAGCCCCTGCCCGGTACTGACGCCCAGCCTGTGTTCTGCTGCAGTACCCTCCCCCGCTGATCCCCCCTCGAGGGGAGGTGAACGCTGCTGACGCCTTTGACATTGGCTCCTTTGACGAGGAGGACACAAAGGGAATCAAGGTACTGGGCCTGCCCCGGCCTCTCCCACCTGAGCCCTGATTCTGGCCTGTCAGGCTCTGTCAGCGGCTGGGCCTCGGGCTCCTCCTCCCCAAACATGCCTGGCGtgggcgcgggcggggggggggggggctgctggaCCAGACCCCTGCCTgggagccctggggctgggcaggcccGTGGCTGATGGATGTCCCTGCCCTGTCTGCTCGCCGAAGTTGCTGGACAGTGACCAGGAGCTGTACCGCAACTTTCCCCTTACCATCTCCGAGCGGTGGCAGCAGGAGGTGGCGGAGACGGTCTTCGACACCATCAATGCCGAGACGGACCGAATGGAGGCCcgcaagaaaaccaaaaacaagcaGTTGGGCCATGAGGAAGGTGAGGGTTCGCGGCTGCCGGGGGCACCCACTGCTCACTTTAGAGACAAGAGACAGGCTCAGGTTTCGGGAAGCCACCCGAGGTCACAGCCAGCGCCGCCGAAGCCGGATTCAGAGCCGGGCGGGCCTGGCTGAGTCCGCCTCTCGCTGTCTTGCGTCAGACTACGCCCTGGGCAAGGACTGCATCATGCACGGCTACATGTCCAAGATGGGCAACCCCTTCCTGACCCAGTGGCAGCGGCGGTACTTCTACCTGTTCCCCAACCGGCTGGAGTGGCGGGGCGAGGGCGAGGCCCCGGTAAGaagcgggctgggggctgggagcccgAGAGGCCGGTGGCCGGTGCCGCGTCCTCACCGCCCCTCCCGCCGCTCCCGCCCCGCAGCAGAGCCTGCTGACCATGGAGGAGATCCAGTCGGTGGAGGAGACGCAGATCAAGGAGCGGAAGTGCCTCCTGCTCAAGATCCGCGGCGGCAAACAGTTTGTGCTGCAGTGCGACGTGAgtggggccggggccgggggcgggcggGCTGGGAAGCTAGCCGGGGCGGACCCCCGcctgacgccccccccccccccccccccccggcactgCAGAGTGACCCTGAGCTGGTGCAGTGGAAGAAGGAGCTGCGCGACGCGTACCGCGAGGCCCAGCAGCTGGTGCAGCGCGTGCCCAAGATGAAGAACAAGCCTCGCTCGCCCGTTGTGGAGCTGAGCAAGGTGCCGCTGGTCCAGCGCGGCAGCGCCAACGGCCTCTGACCCGCCCGCCTTTTATAAACCTCTAATTTATTTTGtcgaatttttattatttgttttcccGCAAAGcggaaaaggttttattttgtaattattgtgATTTCCTGtggccccagcctggcccagcccccaGGGGGGGCCCCGCTTGCCTTGGCTCCTGCTGCCACCAACCCAGCCACTGTCCAGCTGCCCTCAGCCCTGACCCTCCAGGGGCTTCCCCTCCCAGTGTCttcctgtggggggggggagaaggggggagcagcagccccGGCAGCCCTCCTGGCCCTTCCCCGGGGATGATGCCACACCACATTGTGCCCCCTCAGGCTCTGGGCTGTGCTCTGAGGGTGGCCCATCATCCCCTACCCCGGGGGAGGCCGCAGCACAGGGATACTACTTGAATTTTCCCACCGCAGCCCCTCCTGCGCCAGGGGCACAGTCCTGCACTGTCCTGTCCTCCAGCTGTTTGGTGGAGGAGGGGCCCATGATCTCCCTGACGGCAGGGCCTTGCCACCGTGACTTGAGCTCCTGTGCCCTTGCTCGGGAAGAACCCCTGTGTCACTGGCTGCCTCCATCCCCACAGTCTGCGGACACCGAGGGGCTCGAGCAGGAGGGTGGCATTGGCAGCAGGTCCCGCTGCCCACCCTGCAgtccccccttcctcccaccccaagcGCCCGGGCTCAGGGACCACAGAAAGGCAGCTGTGGGCTGTGTTACAACTGGCCTCGCCTGGCCCCAAGGGCCCCTGGTCGCCTGGGCTGGGCCAGGCCTCATCCGCCCAGGACCAGAGGGGACCAGCCTGGACAGGCCGGGCAGCACAGCAAGAGGGGCCAGGTGGGGCCAGCCCTCGCCACCCCTGGCCGGTCAGTGTGCCCCCCGGGCTGTCCAGCCTCACCGCCCCATGTCCTGTCAGTGCCACTGCCCAACGGGGCGCCACCCCACCCGCCGCATGCCCCCTTGTGCCAGTCGCGCTGCCGTGTGTGGTGTCGCGCCCTCTCCCCCTGGGGCTGGGTTGGCGCACCCTCCCCTCCCATCTACTCACTCCCCAGGGCATTCCTTTGCCGATTTTTGAATGTGATTTTAAAGAGTGGAAAATGAGACTATGCGTTTTTATAAAAAATGGTGCCTGACTTGGCTGTGTCCGATTCTTTTGTGCCCAGTGACCGTTTTCAGCTATCACTGGGCCGGGGCCTGAGGGGAGAGGGTCTTGGTGGCACTGAGTCCCCTCCGTGGCCACGGCAGGCATCCGGGGCCAGcctgccctggcccagcccctccccggaGTGGGACGGGGCTCCACgactctgcccctgcccccagctcatcCTCCCACCCTAGGGGAGCAGAAGGAGTCTTCTCCCCACTGtccagagaagcaggaagaggtgCCTGCAGTTCGGTGCTTGGTGTCCCATGTGGACTGGCTGATTGAGCACCCTGgctggccaggcactgtgctgaggaCACCCTCTGGGCAGTCAGACAAGCACATCTGCCCTTGGAGTCACACGGCAGCCTGTGGGCCCTTGGACCTCCCTGGCTTTAGCCTCCTCTTTTGCCTTGCTGTGCCGCCCCCTGTAGGGGTCCCTGAGGCCTGAGGAATACCCCAGTATTGGGCCTCTACCTGGAGGCTCTGCTCAACTTCGGTTCCCCCGTGCCCTTGCCCTTGAGGCCCCTTTGGGGGGTGTCCGTTGCTGTCCACTCCATGCAGGGCTCTGCTGGGCAGGGCTGAGGGGCCTACATGCAGAGCACAGCATGGTGGGTGGAGAAGGTGGGCTGCTGGGCGTGGAATGCTCTGGAGGTAGAGACTGAGACTTAGGAGGGAAAGGCCTTTGAGCTGGGCCTGCAGCATtggggtggggagttgggggagaATGTTCCTGATGCTAGGAATGGCCAGGCAGTCAGGAGTGGCTTAGGTTAGGAGCACTGTGGGAAGGAGCCAGCCTGGGGGGCCCTGAAAACCTGGCCCAGAGCCCGGGGCGCACTTAGTGACGAAGATGCAAATGGACGTGGGTTCTGAACTTGGATAGGCTCTGGGAAGTCCCTGAAGGCTCTGGACAGGCTGGGTGATGAGGGTGGGTCGTAGAACAAGTCTCTGATAGATGCCCAAGatgcagggagggaggcaaaggaTAGGAGGCAGTGAGACAGGCTAGGGGGCACTGCTTCTGTCCGGGGGAGAAATGCAAAGAGAGGAAGAACACAGCCCACCAGGAATGGGCCCCACTTGGGTCGGGAGATAGGAGTCCAAGAGGGCCCACAGGGAGGTCTATGGCATATTCAGAGTTAGGACAGCCAGGGAGTGCAGCCTGGGGGAAAGAGGGTGAATGTGACCAGATCTGGTTTTAGGTAATGCTCATGGGATAGCATGGAACACCGGGGCACAGAGATGTCCCAGAGGGAGCTGAAATGCAGTCCTGGGGATGGTGTCAGGGTGACAGTAGAAACAGGCTTTCAGCAGAGGGGCAGCCCTGCTTGggggttggagagggagaaggggtcCTAGAATAGGGCTGAGAAGGCAGTGGAATTAGGACTAACGCCGGTGGAGAGTCATGTTCAAGGCTGCAGAAATCAGGAGGGGCCCAGCCAGAGAACGTGCCCTTACATTTGGGTTGaagaagctgggggaggagagagcccTTTTCAAGGAAGATGGAGGCTAGAGAGGGCTGCGGCGGGGTAGGGTGGCCTGGTGTCCAGTTTTGGACGTTCAGAGGCCTTCGAGCTGCTCTAGAGCCAAGGACTTCACAGTGACCTGATGACACCACAGGGTGGAGTGGCAAAGTGCTCCCAGATAGCACAGGAGCCACCTGCCCACAGTGAGAAGGCAGGCTTCACGGCAACCAGGCCCTCCCAGCCCAGAGACTCAGCTCAACCTTCTAGATCAAAATATGTAGTTAGGTATTTTACCAATAGGGAGACGGAGACCAGAGGGTCAGCCTTGGCCAAGCCTGGCGGCTGCCTCACCAAACCCCAGGCTGAGGCTAGGGTAACAACGACGGAGCTCAGGCGGCTGAGGCCTGCACCCTAGTTCCGGTGTGGGTGGAGGGGCTGGCCCTGATTTCGaaactctccttcctttcctgacaCTGGCAGCAAAGTGCAGCCTCTGCAAAAGGAATCTGTGGGGTGGGTGAAGGCAGCCATTTACGGTGGACAGTCCACTGGGAGAGGTCTGACTCCAGCC is a window from the Ursus arctos isolate Adak ecotype North America unplaced genomic scaffold, UrsArc2.0 scaffold_23, whole genome shotgun sequence genome containing:
- the GRK2 gene encoding beta-adrenergic receptor kinase 1 isoform X2, whose protein sequence is MADLEAVLADVSYLMAMEKSKATPAARASKKILLPEPSIRSVMQKYLEDRGEVTFEKIFSQKLGYLLFRDFCLKHLEEAKPLVEFYEEIKKYEKLETEEERLARSREVFDTYIMKELLACSHPFSKSATEHVQGHLVKRHVPPDLFQPYIEEICQNLRGDVFQKFIESDKFTRFCQWKNVELNIHLTMNDFSVHRIIGRGGFGEVYGCRKADTGKMYAMKCLDKKRIKMKQGETLALNERIMLSLVSTGDCPFIVCMSYAFHTPDKLSFILDLMNGGDLHYHLSQHGVFSEADMRFYAAEIILGLEHMHNRFVVYRDLKPANILLDEHGHVRISDLGLACDFSKKKPHASVGTHGYMAPEVLQKGVAYDSSADWFSLGCMLFKLLRGHSPFRQHKTKDKHEIDRMTLTMAVELPDSFSPELRSLLEGLLQRDVNRRLGCLGRGAQEVKESPFFRSLDWQMVFLQKYPPPLIPPRGEVNAADAFDIGSFDEEDTKGIKLLDSDQELYRNFPLTISERWQQEVAETVFDTINAETDRMEARKKTKNKQLGHEEDYALGKDCIMHGYMSKMGNPFLTQWQRRYFYLFPNRLEWRGEGEAPSLLTMEEIQSVEETQIKERKCLLLKIRGGKQFVLQCDSDPELVQWKKELRDAYREAQQLVQRVPKMKNKPRSPVVELSKVPLVQRGSANGL
- the GRK2 gene encoding beta-adrenergic receptor kinase 1 isoform X1; amino-acid sequence: MADLEAVLADVSYLMAMEKSKATPAARASKKILLPEPSIRSVMQKYLEDRGEVTFEKIFSQKLGYLLFRDFCLKHLEEAKPLVEFYEEIKKYEKLETEEERLARSREVFDTYIMKELLACSHPFSKSATEHVQGHLVKRHVPPDLFQPYIEEICQNLRGDVFQKFIESDKFTRFCQWKNVELNIHLTMNDFSVHRIIGRGGFGEVYGCRKADTGKMYAMKCLDKKRIKMKQGETLALNERIMLSLVSTGDCPFIVCMSYAFHTPDKLSFILDLMNGGDLHYHLSQHGVFSEADMRFYAAEIILGLEHMHNRFVVYRDLKPANILLDEHGHVRISDLGLACDFSKKKPHASVGTHGYMAPEVLQKGVAYDSSADWFSLGCMLFKLLRGHSPFRQHKTKDKHEIDRMTLTMAVELPDSFSPELRSLLEGLLQRDVNRRLGCLGRGAQEVKESPFFRSLDWQMVFLQKYPPPLIPPRGEVNAADAFDIGSFDEEDTKGIKLLDSDQELYRNFPLTISERWQQEVAETVFDTINAETDRMEARKKTKNKQLGHEEDYALGKDCIMHGYMSKMGNPFLTQWQRRYFYLFPNRLEWRGEGEAPQSLLTMEEIQSVEETQIKERKCLLLKIRGGKQFVLQCDSDPELVQWKKELRDAYREAQQLVQRVPKMKNKPRSPVVELSKVPLVQRGSANGL